Below is a window of Coregonus clupeaformis isolate EN_2021a chromosome 15, ASM2061545v1, whole genome shotgun sequence DNA.
GGTCTCTCCTACTCCTCCACAGTCTCTGTGACTCTCTCCCTGGTCCCTCCTACTCCTCCACAGTCTCTGTGACTCTCTCCCTGGTCCCTCCTACTCCTCCACAGTCTCTGTGACTCTCTCCCTGGCCTCTCCTACTCCTACACAGTCTCTGTGACTCTCTCCCTGGTCCCTCCTGAACTCCCCAGTCTCTGACTCTCTCCCTGGTCCCTCCTGAACTCTTCAGCGTCTCTGACTCTCTGCCTGATCCGTCCtactctctttgttgtctctcaTTCTTCTGTACTAAAGGAAGGACATGGGCTGTATGTATCAAGTGTCCCagaagccccgtttatacctggtcctaacatgcgtcctttgtcctgatcttgtccacattgattgtggactacaggaaaagaagaaccgagcacgcccccattctcatcgactgggctgtattggagcaggttgagagcttcaagttccttggtgtccacatcacaaacaaactatcatggtccaaacacaccaagacagtcgtgaaaagggcacgacaaagcctatttcccctcaggagactgaaaagatttggcatgggtcctcagatcctcaaaaagttctacagctgcaccatcgagagcatcttgactggttgcatcaccgcctggtatggcaactgctcagcctcccaccgcaaggtactacagagggtagtgcgtacggcccaagcttcctgacatccaggacctctataccaggcggtgtcagaggaaggccctaaaaattgtcaaagtctccatccaccctagtcatagactgttctctctgctaccgcacggcaagcggtaccggcgcgccaagtctaggtccaaaaggcttcttaacagcttctacccccaagccataagagtcctgaacagctaatcaaatggctacccggactatttgcattgatttATCATACTCCTGAACGTAGATTTAAGATGAATCATAGGATTTATCATACTCCTACGTAGATACGTAGATTTAATCTGAGTGACACTGATTTATATAACTTTTGTTCATGTTCTGAAGTAGGTAACTTCATGCACATATTTTGGAACTGCGCAAATGTAAAACCTCTCCGGGAATAAGTTAGCTGGCTCTGACCTCAATTCTTGGAATTGACGGTCACCTTTTGAAAGTTCACGTTTACATTTCAGTAGCCTAGTAGTACATGGATTGTGGGACCTACGCCTGTataccactagatggcagcaaatGTGTACTTTTCATGGACAGTACCAGTAATTCTGAGAGGCTGGAAAGGAATGACTTCTATTGAAATACATGGCCATGTCAAATAATAAACTCCCAATCACACTGGATTGTTGAAATACCAATACCCATAATACCCATCCTACCCACACACTAATAAAGCATTTTTACATAGCCTAGGCCTATGTGTAAGCAAGTCttaagatatatatttttttaaaagtcCGCAGACTTTGTATAACAAAGCATGAATTTCCATACAGCATAATCAATGCAGCACACAATCATTATGCAATTaattgtatttacattttagccatttaccagacgctattatccagagcgacttacagttagtgagtgcatacatttttttatttttttttgtcatactACGTATTGTTGTTTGATTGAGTCATGTTTTATCATTTGGTTTAACATACAGTCTAATTGAGGAGGTGCTTGAGTGAAATACAGTTTGATTGGATTTGACTCCTGTTATCTGCGTCTGCTCTGTATGTGCGATGCTTGAttctttcaacaccttgtacGGTCACCGTGCATGCATAGCGCGACCCTGTGAGTCAGTCAGCCAATTGGAAGTGGGATCTTCAGATATGTGTGCGTGCCGCAACAAGAGGTCATTTGGAACGCGCGTGGAGGACAAACACACGTAGCGCACGCTTGTTGGGATCCGCGCGCTCTTTCCTATCCATGACAGAGGCTGCAATGACCATCAAGAAAAGTAAAACCGTCCTTTTTGAAAGACGTGCGGGGGATTTAACTGCGTTGTATTGTATGAATGATTGGATGATCACAGTGGTGGTGGCTATTATTGCCATGATGTCTGTATGGACTGCACTCATCATATACAGATATATACAGACAGCGAGAGGTAAAAGAAGAAAGTTTGATGACACTATTCTGGAAACTGAAAAGGACGAAAATGAGACGACAAACGAAGAAAAAAGACTATCCTGTGTCGAGTCAACAGGTAAATCAACATTTATTCCTGTTCATTCTTCACTGGTTGGGCCTGAGATTTCAATGAAGTCGAATGTGACCCATATGCAGCAGAATTGCTGTCTGCGCTTGTGTTTTTCCGCTATATGAGACGCGCCATGAGAACAGCATCGGTAGcctactatcatgtctacaaacACGTGTGTGCGCGCGCAGGAGATTGAAAATAGAAATGGTTATATCAATGAAGCcctttggtgaagtgaaaaacTAATGATCAGTTGTCTGTAACAAAATTCCCTAGTTAAATTGTCTATATAATGCTTTATATATATTACAGTAGCTATTAGATATGTTTGCTGGTAGGTTACTTTCTACTTAGCTGTCAgaaattgtaatcagtaaagtAACTTTTGgcttacccaaactcagtaaagtaatctgattactttctgtTACTTTTGCATTGCTTTCCCCTTAAGAGTCAGACAAAAATAATCCAGCAAACGGATTtgatgtgtcatcatagtggtctctgatttgtGGTCAGACCTGCTCAGGTGGAACAAATGTAAACTTGCTGAATtgaatgttgttgagaaaacataAAGGTgtcagtatgtacagtggggagaacaagtatttgatactctgccgattttgcaggttttcctacttacaaagcatgtagaggtctgtaatttttatcataggtacacttcaactgtgagagacggaatctaaaacaaaaatcgtatgatttttaagtaattaatttgcattttattgcataagtatttgcataagtatttgatcacctaccaaccagtaagaattccggctctcacagacctgttagtttttctttaagaagccctcctgttctccactcattacctgtattaactgcacctgtttgaactcgttacctgtataaaagacacctgtccacacactcaatcaaacagactccaacctctccacaatggccaagaccagagagctgtgtaaggacatcagggttaaaattgtagacctgcacaaggctgggatgggctacaggacaataggcaagcagcttggtgagaaggcaacaactgttggcgcaattcaagatgacggtcaatcaccctcggtctggggctccatgcaagatctcacctcgtggggtatcaatgatcatgaggaaggtgagggatcagcccagaactacacggcaggacctggtcaatgacctgaagagagctgggaccacagtctcaaagaaaaccattagtaacacactacgccgtcatggattaaaatcctgcagcgcacgcaaggtccccctgctcaagccagcgcatgtccaggcccatctgaagtttgccaatgaccatctggatgatccagaggaggaatgggagaaggtcatgtggtctgatgagacaaaaatatagctttttggtctaaactccactcgccgtgtttggaggaagaagaaggatgagtacaaccccaagaacaccatcccaaccgtgaagcatggaggtggaaacatcattctttggggatacttttctgcaaaggggacaggacgactgcaccgtattgaggagaggatggatggggccatgtatcgcgagatcttggccaacaacctccttccctcagtaagagcattgaagatgggtcatggctggcgacccgaaacacacatccagggcaactaaggagtggcctagccagaagcatctcaaggtcctggagtggcctagccagtctccagacctgaacccaatagaaaatctttggagggagctgaaagtctgtattgcccagcgacagccccgaaacctgaaggatctggagaaggtctgtatggaggagtgggccaaaatccctgctgcagtgtgtgcaaacctggtcaagacctacaggaaacatatgatctctgtaattgcaaacaaaagtttctgtaccaaattttaagttctgcttttctgatgtatcaaatacttatgtcatgcaataaaatgcaaattaattacttaaaaatcatacaatgtgattttctggatttttgtgatTTAGTTTTTCAAAAGTGTCTGTAATcaaattacaatatttttgttAATGtgattaaagatgcactatgcagaaatcgctccgccatttccttgttgctaaaattctaataggtcgcctaatttcagtttatctgacaaaacaagcaagtatcgtgtagagaatcattctaccatctaaactgctctgaaatatattttccataaccaaaaataatgtcttttcagctgtttgaagctggtgtacaaaaccagaaagtaaaagatgcaaaaatgtTACTTAAGAACGAGAAGTATAGAAATAGGGCGCACAGAACAGATCTACAGCGTCTTAGACTTGCTTTGAATGAGAACGCCAGATCTATAACCACATGTCTATGTGAATTTGATCACGTCTGCCAAAAAGTTACATACTGCAGCTTTTAAAAGTAACCACTTTTTTTGTAATATGATTACATGTAACTAactatctacctcaattacctggtacccctgcacatcgactcggtactggtacaccgtgtatatagccacaccgtgtatatagccatattATCGTTAatcattttgtatttattattacgtgttatttattttctattatttttctattttctttctctctgcattgttgtaagcatttcactgttagtctacacctgttgtttaccaagcatgtgacaaataacatgtgATTTGAACTGAtaacatgtaatcagttactccccaaccctgtatgttagccaatatgccaacattccatacAAACAACGCAGTCCATCCACAACCATCCACTGGCTGAAATCTGTTGATGATAGGACTTtaacaagttgtaaatgcaacaagtactgatattgtatgaAATTATaacactcacagctttccaaAAAAACTATCATTGTGACATTTAtggtctgtctctctcaattcaatttcaattgaagggctttattggcatgggaaacatatgttaacattgccaaagcaagtgaagtagatagtaaacaaaagtgaaataaacaataaatattaacagtaaacgttacactcagaagttccaaaagaataaagacgtttcaaatgtcatattatgtctatatacagtgttgtaacaatgtgcaaatagttaaagtacaaaatggaaaataaataaacataaatatgggttgtatttacaatggtgtttgttcttcactggttgcccttttctttctgctgtgatggcacactgtggtatttcacccagtagataagggagtttatcaaaattgggtttgttttctaattctttgtggatctctgtaatctgagggaaaatgtgtctctaatatggtcatacatttggcaggaggttaggaagtgcagctcagtttccacctcattttgtgggcagtgtgcacatagcctgtcttctcttgagagccaggtctgcctaaggccgcttttctcaatagcaaggctatgctcactgagtctgtacatagtcaaagctttccttaagtttgggtcagtcacagtggtcaggtattctgcaactgtgtactctctgtttagggccaaatagcattctagtttgtccgtttttttttttttaattctttccaatgtgtcaagtaattctctttttgttttctcatgatttggttgggtctaattgtgttgttgtcctggggctctgtggggtctgtttgtgtttgtgaacagagccccaggaccagcttgcttaggggactcttctccaagttaatatctctgtaggtgatggctttgttacggaagttttgggaatcgcttcctttgaagtggttatagaatttaacggctcttttctggattttgataattagcgggtatcggcctaattctgctctgcatgcattatttggtgtttttcgttgtacacggaggatatctttgctcaatttggtgtttgtcccattttgtgaattcatgTTTGGTGAGcggacctcacaaccataaagggcaatgggttctataactgattcaagtatttttagccagatcctaattggtatgtcgaattttatgttccttttgatggcatagaaggctcttcttgccttgtctctcagatcgttcacagctttgtagaagttacctgtggcgctgatgtttaggccgaggtatgtatagttttttgtgtgctctagggcaacggtgtctagatggaatttgtatttgtggtcctggcaactggacctttttaagaacaccattatttttgtcttactgagatttactgtcacactctctctctctcccccctctctctctctctctctctctcaaaaacaATTATTGTGTCAtttatggtctctctctctctctcccccccctctctctctctctctccccctctctctctctcaccctctctctctctctctccccccaccctctctctctccccccctcttttctctctcaaaACAACAATCATTGTGACATTTATGGTCTGTATACATATATTTTAGATGTTATTTATATATAATGGGGATACAACATGTATATAAACTGTATTTCATAATTATTTGACAACATTTTAGGTTGACAATATTAATATTATTCCATTTCAGATATCACATGCCTTTACCCTTTATCCCTGAATAAGAAAAAGCAGAAAATGCATCACTTCATGCCTCTGCTGCTGtaggtcgttatcaataaaacgtcacaatatGGTGCAGAGCGTTCGATTTTCCTTCTGGGGGGGACAAGGAGACCTGCAGCTCCgttaaaaccattgacaactgtgtgccgttttcaagggttgttaaataaaggttataACTATTTGGTCGTAATATCGTCACCTCTTGAAGAgtatagtcagaactacacatttcagATTTTTCCACGCAACGCAATTGCTCACATGTAGCTCTATCATCATCAGAGTTATAGGCTACACAACAGCAagtcagtaaacatcaattgatcatgtaatttcagatgCGTGACGGTAGCCTCACAATATCTCTCAATGTTGGCCACCATTAATTGgatatttgagtgatataaaataaaagtgaACTATACCTGACAAGTATGAGTGGTTTCGGTTAGTTTCCCATTAGCTAGATAACCGATCACGTCAATATGgctagttaacaagctaactTTCAGGGGATAATCTAGATGGCTATACCCAAATATGGTTTAATTTGCTTGCCATCTATAGTGGTGATGACGGTAGTTTgactgacaactttaccaggatgaggacttgccgatgtcaagctctttccaaaagcctgatctctgatgaagcaagctaaatgacatgttgtttgcttagctagttagctaactagctagctacatgccaaatggatatgctaccctcacgtatctgaaattacatgatcaattgatgtttactgatcatgaaaagcatgcagttacttgctgtataactctgatgatagagctaaatgtggaataatcaGAAATGTGTAGGTCAGACTATACTCttaaaaccaaatagttataacatttatttaacaatcccttgaaaacggcacgtagttgtcaatggttttagcggagctgggGGTCTCCTTGCACCTCAGCAGCCAAATTGAAAGCTCTACATCGTgttgtgacgttttattgataacgacctattcattccaattagactggtttggattccTCCTTGGAACTTCGAGGGTTTATGACATAGAGCTCCTATTAAATCACTAGATGGACTATGTTTGTTATCATCACCCATTAATTAAGCCAATGTGCTTCTTTTCCAGAGGAGAGTGAAGAAGTTCTGCCAGAGACACTGGAGAgctgggatggagagggatggaggagagagccAATGGAATGGATTCCAACAACCAATGAGGATGTAGAACCTATTGAGGGGATCCCAACAACAACCAATGAGGATGTAGAACCCATTGAGGGGATCTCAGCAACAACCAATGAGGATGTAGAACCCATTGAGGGGATCCCAACAACCAATGAGG
It encodes the following:
- the LOC121583094 gene encoding uncharacterized protein LOC121583094 — translated: MTEAAMTIKKSKTVLFERRAGDLTALYCMNDWMITVVVAIIAMMSVWTALIIYRYIQTARGKRRKFDDTILETEKDENETTNEEKRLSCVESTEESEEVLPETLESWDGEGWRREPMEWIPTTNEDVEPIEGIPTTTNEDVEPIEGISATTNEDVEPIEGIPTTNEDVELIEEIPTTTNEDVEPIEGISAITNEDLEPIEGIPTKTNEDVELI